The DNA sequence TTTACTTAGTAACAGGTAAGGCAGATGTTCCAACTACTTTAAACGGAGCGTTAGCTGGTTTAGTAGCAATTACAGCTCCTGCAGGCTTTGTAGAACCTTGGGCAGCAGTTGTTATCGGTTTAGTCGGTGGTATTATGGTAGTCTTCAGTATGAAACTGTTTGACAGAGCAAAAATTGATGATCCTATTTTCGCATTGTCAGTCCATGGTACAGTAGGTGTATGGGGTACAATCGCTTGTGGTTTATTCGCTACAGAAGCTTTCTCAACAGGTGTAGGTTGGGGAGCACCAGGATTATTCTACGGTGGTGGATTTACTCAATTAGGAGTTCAAACTCTTGGTGTGGTAGCTAGTGGATTATATGCTTTCATAGTTGCATTTATCATTTTGAAAATTTTAGACAAAGTTTTAGGCGGACTTCGAGTTTCTGAAGAAGAAGAAATTGTAGGTCTTGACTTAAGTGAACACGGTAGTTATGGTTACCCTGAAAGTATGACTAAAAATGATAAAACTGGGGCATAGTCTCCTACCAATACAATAAGAAAAGACTGATTATTATGAAGAGCTATGAACAATTGAAAAAGTGGCGAGCAGACAATATATACAAAGTTTCAATGGACCATCAAAAATTAAATGCGTTCCACGATGAGCTTATGAAGCAAATTGTTCATACTGCTTTAGAGAAGGTGAAAAGTGAGTCGGGTTTACCCCCAGCTCACTTTGCTTTCTTTCTTATGGGCAGTGCTGGTAGAGCTGAACAAGCTATTTGGAGTGATCAGGATCATGGCATCATCTTTGATGGGGATAAAAAGGATGAACAATACTTTTTAAAACTAGGTTCAGAGATTTCAGAAGGGTTTGCTATTTGTGGCTACGAGCTTTGTGAAGGGAACGTGATGGCTTCAAATCCACTATGGTGTAAGTCTTTAGTAGATTGGGAAAAGCAAATTTTAAATTGGTTTGATGAAGATAGCTGGACTTCCATTCGAAATTTTACCATCTTTTTTGATTCAAGAGTGTTAGTAGGAAAACATAAATTGTTAGAACAATTGAAAGAAATAGCGTTTAATAAGCTTTCTCACGAAAAGCATTTAATGAACAGATTAATAGATAATGTAGGACGTATAAAAAAAACACTTGGAGTGTTTGGTCAATTTTTACCTGAACAATACGGAGAACATGCTGGTGCTATTCACTTAAAGCATGCTGTTTTCTTTCCTTACGTAAATGCATTAAGACTGCTAGCGATATATGAGAGGGTATCAGACCCATCTACTTTAGCCCGGTTTCAGAAGTTACCATCAAATTATGATCATAGTCTTAAATTGTATAGACGTGATTTTAACAATTTATTAGATTTTCGATTACGTTCATTTGAAAATGCAAAAGATTATCATGATGTTCATTACTTAAACATAAAATCACTGTCAAAAAGTGAAAGGGAAGCGTTGAAAGTAATCGTCAAACGTGGAATTAAACTGTTTAATGAAACAAAGCTTGTTATAGAAAAAAGGGGAAAAAATGTATGAATCCAATGATTCAATTTTTAAAACAAATATCAGGCAAATTAAGCTTTAACCAATATTCATCCGTTATGGGTCAATCTGATGCAAAGCAAATTGCGTACATTAGAGCACTGCAAAGAGAGCATCAGAGAGAAAACGTCTTGGAGATCCCTTTTTCAAAATTAGATGTTGTTGTTTTTGATTTAGAGACTACCGGTTTTTATCCAAATAATGGTGATCGTATTTTATCAATTGGTGGAATCAAGGTTAAAGGAGATAAGGTGATAGATAGTGAGACATTTTATTCACTTATAAATAGTAATGGTGGTGTTTCAGAGGAAATTACAAAATTAACAAACATCACAGAAAAAGATTTAATAGAGGCACCTCCTATTAATGATGTATTACAAAATTTTTATACATTTATGTCAGGTTGTACTCTTGTTGCACATCATGCTAATCATGAAAGAAGTTTTATGCAACATATGACGTGGTCAATTTTAAAATCGCGGTTTGAGCACCGGATTATAGATACTGCCTTTTTAACAAAGATTGTGGAGCCTAATAAAAACTTAGTGTCTCTAGATGAGTGTTGTGATCATTATGGAATTACGATCAAGAAAAGACATCATGCTTTATACGATGCAATAGCCACTGCACAGCTTTGGACGGAAAGTGTACGCGAGATTCAAAATTTAGGATTTCAACATTTGAAGGACGTGTACACTCATCTAGCTACATTAAAGTGAACATAAACGTATTTAAGGAGGGAGGGATGTCGTCGTGATAAACAAGATTCCTCAACATCTTGCAATATTTCCAATTAGTTTCGTAGAGGAAGTTACGAACTTGTCCGGACGACAAATACGTTATTATGAGGAACAAGGGCTCATTCAACCAGTAAGGAATAAAGGAAATCAACGCATCTTTTCTTTAAATGACATCGAACGTTTATCTGAAATTAAATCTCTAATTGATCAAAAAGTAAATATTGCAGGTATAAAAGCAATTATAACCTCTAAAGTGCAAAAGGAAAATGTGATTATAAAAGACGATGTAATTAACTCATTTTCAAGAAAAGAATTAGAAGATATATTAGTTCGTGTTCAAAACAAAGGGAATAATAATGAGAATTTAAATTAAAGAGAAATTAGCAAGGATAAGTAGTTCAAATAATAGGGAGAAACTAAATTAATATGAAAAAAATGAGAGCTTTTCTAATATAAAAAAAGGGTCTCATTTTTTTTCTGATCTAATACATTTAGATA is a window from the Evansella cellulosilytica DSM 2522 genome containing:
- a CDS encoding exonuclease domain-containing protein — encoded protein: MNPMIQFLKQISGKLSFNQYSSVMGQSDAKQIAYIRALQREHQRENVLEIPFSKLDVVVFDLETTGFYPNNGDRILSIGGIKVKGDKVIDSETFYSLINSNGGVSEEITKLTNITEKDLIEAPPINDVLQNFYTFMSGCTLVAHHANHERSFMQHMTWSILKSRFEHRIIDTAFLTKIVEPNKNLVSLDECCDHYGITIKKRHHALYDAIATAQLWTESVREIQNLGFQHLKDVYTHLATLK
- a CDS encoding MerR family transcriptional regulator — encoded protein: MINKIPQHLAIFPISFVEEVTNLSGRQIRYYEEQGLIQPVRNKGNQRIFSLNDIERLSEIKSLIDQKVNIAGIKAIITSKVQKENVIIKDDVINSFSRKELEDILVRVQNKGNNNENLN
- a CDS encoding DUF294 nucleotidyltransferase-like domain-containing protein; this translates as MKKWRADNIYKVSMDHQKLNAFHDELMKQIVHTALEKVKSESGLPPAHFAFFLMGSAGRAEQAIWSDQDHGIIFDGDKKDEQYFLKLGSEISEGFAICGYELCEGNVMASNPLWCKSLVDWEKQILNWFDEDSWTSIRNFTIFFDSRVLVGKHKLLEQLKEIAFNKLSHEKHLMNRLIDNVGRIKKTLGVFGQFLPEQYGEHAGAIHLKHAVFFPYVNALRLLAIYERVSDPSTLARFQKLPSNYDHSLKLYRRDFNNLLDFRLRSFENAKDYHDVHYLNIKSLSKSEREALKVIVKRGIKLFNETKLVIEKRGKNV